The DNA segment GGGTGCCGGCCCGGAAGACAAAAACAGCACGAAGTGCCCACTGCCGGGTCATTTCCCTGCAAGCCCCGCGCCATGGTTACGCAGCGGCTGCGCAACATGCCGCGAGCCACCCCGATTGCCGGCCATGCCATGCACGGAGCTTTGCGGTTGCGATGATAGGATGGTTCACTTTCCAACCTATCGACTCCTCTGGTTACATGGCTGACGCCGATTACGCCCTCAAGGATGCTTCCAGTATCGCCCTGCCCGGCCTGGGGCGGGCATTGATCTCGGCCGGGCAGCTGAGCCAGAAGGTGGCGGAGGACATCTACCGGAAGTCCCAGGTCAACCGCAGCAGCTTCATCGCGGAGCTGACCGGTTCGGGTTCGGTCTCCCCGATCAACCTGGCGCATACCGTGTCGTCGGTGTTCGGCGCCCCCCTGCTCGACATCGAGGCCATCGATCCGCTGCGCCTGCCGCGCGACGTGCTGGACCCGAAGATCTGCCAGGCGTACCGGGTCATCGTGCTGAGCAAGCGCAACAACCGGCTCATCGTCGCGACGGCAGACCCCACCGACCAGGAGGCTGCGGAGAAGATCAAGTTCACCACCCAGATGGGCGTGGACTGGATCATCGCCGAGTACGACAAGCTGGTGCGGCTGGTGGATGCGACCACCAAGTCCACGACCGAGACCATGGAAAGCATGGTGTCGGGGGGCGATTTCGAGTTCGATGACCTGCCGTCGCAGGAGAGTACCGAAGCGCAGGACACGGCCGCGACGGAGGTCGAAGACGCCCCCATCGTCAAGTTCCTGCACAAGATGCTGCTGGACGCGTTCAACATGCGCGCGTCCGACCTGCACTTCGAGCCGTACGAGCACCAGTACCGGGTCCGCTTCCGGATCGACGGCGAGCTGCGCGAGATCGCTTCGCCGCCCATCGCGATCAAGGAGAAGCTGGCCTCGCGCATCAAGGTGATCTCCCGCCTGGACATCTCGGAAAAGCGCGTGCCCCAGGACGGGCGCATGAAGCTCAAGGTGGGACCGGACCGGGTGATCGACTTCCGCGTGAGCACGCTGCCCACGCTGTTCGGAGAGAAGATCGTGATCCGTATCCTCGACCCCAGCAGCGCCAAGCTGGGCATCGATGCGCTCGGCTACGAGCCCGAGGAGAAGGAGCGCCTGCTCCATGCCATCGGCCGGCCCTACGGCATGATCCTGGTGACGGGACCTACGGGCTCGGGCAAGACGGTGTCGCTCTACACCTGCCTGAACCTGCTGAACAAGCCGGGGGTGAACATCGCGACGGCGGAAGACCCGTCGGAAATCAACCTGCCCGGTGTCAACCAGGTCAACGTGAACGAAAAGGCCGGGCTGACCTTCGCCACGGCGCTCAAGTCGTTCCTGCGGCAGGATCCCGACATCATCATGGTGGGGGAAATCCGCGACCTGGAAACCGCGGACATCTCGATCAAGGCGGCCCAGACGGGCCACCTGGTGCTCTCCACGCTGCACACCAACGACGCGCCCACCACGCTGACCCGCATGCGCAACATGGGCATCGCGCCCTTCAACATCGCATCGAGCGTGATCCTGATCACGGCGCAGCGCCTGGCCCGCCGGCTGTGCCCTGCGTGCAAGGCGCCGGCGGACATCCCCCACGAGACGCTGCTCGAGGCGGGCTACAAGGAAGAGGACATCGACGGCTCCTGGGTGACCTACCGCCCGGTGGGCTGTTCCGCCTGCAACAACGGCTACAAGGGCCGCGTCGGCATCTACCAGGTCATGCCGATCTCGGAGGAGATCCAGCGCATCATCCTGCGCGACGGCAGCGCGCTGGAAATCGCGGAGCAGGCAAAGGCCGAAGGCGTGCGGTCGCTGCGCGAATCCGGACTCCACAAGGCGCGGCTGGGCCTGACCTCGCTCGAAGAGGTGCTGGCCGTGACGAACGAATAACAACGCTGCAATCCATCTTCAAGGGGCCCGCATGGCAACCGCTGCATCGAGGGACATCAAGGATTTCGTTTTCGAGTGGGAAGGCAAGGACCGCCACGGCAAGGTCGTGCGCGGCGAGGTCCGGGCCCTGGGCGAGAACCAGGTCCAGGCGACGCTGCGCCGGCAGGGAGTGCTGCCCACCAAGATCAAGAAGCGCCGCATGCGCGGCGGCAAGAAGATCAAGCCCAAGGACATCGCGCTCTTCACGCGGCAGATGGCCACGATGATGAAGGCCGGGGTGCCCCTGCTGCAGGCCTTCGACATCGTGGGCCGCGGCAACACCAACGCGTCGGTCACCAAGCTGCTCAACGACATCCGCGCCGACGTGGAAACCGGTACGTCGCTGAATGCGGCCTTCCGCAAGTACCCGATGTATTTCGACAGCCTGTATTGCAACCTGGTGGAAGCCGGGGAGGCCGCAG comes from the Paracidovorax avenae ATCC 19860 genome and includes:
- the pilB gene encoding type IV-A pilus assembly ATPase PilB, with the protein product MADADYALKDASSIALPGLGRALISAGQLSQKVAEDIYRKSQVNRSSFIAELTGSGSVSPINLAHTVSSVFGAPLLDIEAIDPLRLPRDVLDPKICQAYRVIVLSKRNNRLIVATADPTDQEAAEKIKFTTQMGVDWIIAEYDKLVRLVDATTKSTTETMESMVSGGDFEFDDLPSQESTEAQDTAATEVEDAPIVKFLHKMLLDAFNMRASDLHFEPYEHQYRVRFRIDGELREIASPPIAIKEKLASRIKVISRLDISEKRVPQDGRMKLKVGPDRVIDFRVSTLPTLFGEKIVIRILDPSSAKLGIDALGYEPEEKERLLHAIGRPYGMILVTGPTGSGKTVSLYTCLNLLNKPGVNIATAEDPSEINLPGVNQVNVNEKAGLTFATALKSFLRQDPDIIMVGEIRDLETADISIKAAQTGHLVLSTLHTNDAPTTLTRMRNMGIAPFNIASSVILITAQRLARRLCPACKAPADIPHETLLEAGYKEEDIDGSWVTYRPVGCSACNNGYKGRVGIYQVMPISEEIQRIILRDGSALEIAEQAKAEGVRSLRESGLHKARLGLTSLEEVLAVTNE